One window of Medicago truncatula cultivar Jemalong A17 chromosome 2, MtrunA17r5.0-ANR, whole genome shotgun sequence genomic DNA carries:
- the LOC11405904 gene encoding 40S ribosomal protein S20-2 has protein sequence MATYAAIKPTKVGLEESQEQIHKIRITLSSKHVQNLEKVCADLVRGAKDKHLRVKGPVRMPTKVLHITTRKTPCGEGTNTWDRFELRVHKRVIDLYSSPDVVKQITSITIEPGVEVEVTIADA, from the exons ATGGCGACTTATGCTGCTATAAAGCCAACAAAGGTAGGTTTGGAGGAGTCTCAGGAGCAGATCCACAAGATTAGGATCACTCTCTCCTCTAAGCACGTCCAAAATCTCGAGAAGG tttgTGCTGACTTGGTTCGTGGTGCTAAGGACAAGCATCTTAGGGTCAAGGGACCTGTCAGGATGCCTACTAAGGTTCTTCACATTACTACTAGGAAGACCCCTTGTGGTGAAG GTACCAACACTTGGGATAGATTTGAACTCCGTGTGCACAAGAGGGTCATTGACCTTTACAGTTCCCCAGACGTTGTTAAGCAGATTACCTCTATCACCATCGAACCTGGTGTCGAGGTTGAGGTGACCATTGCAGACGCTTGA
- the LOC25481287 gene encoding receptor-like protein EIX2, with translation MTILTTQISFLLLLLLYVTTFHKITCTNHTVVRCNEKDRETLLTFKQDINDSLGGISTWSTEKDCCAWEGVYCDSITNKVTKLDMQFKKLEGEMNLCILELEFLSYLDLSYNDFDVIRVPITQHNITRSSKLVYLDLAPLIFDKTLHMDNLHWLSSLSSLKYLILSGIDLRKETNWLQAVSTLPSLLELQLSYCKLNNFMIKPSIEYFNLSSLVTLYLSGNNFTSNLPNGFFNLTKDITSLDLAQNNIYGEIPSSMLNLQNLRHLDLSENQLQGSVSHGIGQLANIQHLDLSINMLGGFIPVTLGNLSSLHSLSTGSNNFSGEISNLTFSKLSSLDELYLSNSNIVFRFDLDWVPPFRLHALSLANTNQGPNFSAWIYTQTSLQDLYLSSSGISLVDRNKFSSLIESVSNELNLSNNSIAEDISNLTLNCFFLRLDHNNFKGGLPNISSMALIVDLSYNSFSGSIPHSWKNLLELTYIILWSNKLSGEVLGHLSDWKQLQFMNLEENEFSGTIPINMPQYLEVVILRANQFEGTIPSQLFNLSYLFHLDLAHNKLSGSMPNCIYNLSQMVTLYVDALPSDTTIELFQKGQDYMYEVRPDRRTIDLSVNSLSGKVSMELFRLVQVQTLNLSHNHFTGTIPKMIGGMKNMESLDLSNNKFCGEIPQSMSHLNFLGYLNLSCNNFNGTIPMGTQLQSFNASSYIANPELCGTPLKNCTTEENPITAKPYTENEDDDSAKESLYLGMGIGFAVGFWGIFGSLFLITKWRHAYYRFIDRVGDKLYVTSIVKLNNFDRLWSG, from the coding sequence ATGACCATTCTTACtacacaaatatcatttcttttactTCTACTTTTATATGTAACCACATTTCACAAAATCACTTGCACCAATCACACTGTGGTTAGATGCAATGAGAAAGATCGTGAGACATTGTTAACCTTCAAACAGGACATCAATGATAGTCTTGGTGGGATATCAACGTGGTCAACCGAAAAAGATTGTTGTGCATGGGAAGGAGTCTACTGTGATAGTATCACCAACAAAGTAACAAAACTTGATATGCAGTTCAAAAAATTGGAAGGTGAGATGAATCTTTGTATTCTAGAACTTGAGTTTTTGAGTTACTTGGATTTGAGCTACAATGATTTTGACGTTATAAGAGTTCCAATCACTCAACACAACATCACACGTTCATCTAAACTTGTCTACCTTGACTTAGCCCCCCTCATTTTTGATAAAACTCTTCACATGGATAATCTTCATTGGCTTTCTTCACTTTCATCCTTGAAATATCTCATCCTTAGTGGGATTGATCTTCGTAAGGAAACCAACTGGCTTCAAGCAGTAAGTACCCTTCCTTCACTATTAGAATTACAACTGAGTTACTGTAAACTAAACAACTTCATGATCAAACCATCTATTGAGTATTTCAATTTGTCTTCACTTGTAACTCTTTATCTTTCTGGAAACAACTTTACCTCCAATTTACCAAATGGGTTTTTTAATCTAACCAAAGATATCACCTCTCTTGACCTTGcgcaaaataatatatatggcGAGATACCTTCTAGCATGCTAAACCTTCAAAATTTGAGACATCTTGATCTCTCTGAAAACCAACTACAAGGATCAGTTTCACATGGAATAGGTCAACTAGCAAATATTCAACACCTTGATCTTTCCATCAACATGTTAGGTGGTTTCATTCCTGTAACTCTAGGAAACCTCTCATCCTTACATTCCTTATCTACTGGCTCTAATAATTTCTCTggtgaaatttcaaatttaactttttccaAACTCTCTAGTTTAGATGAACTATACTTGAGTAATTCAAATATTGTATTTCGATTTGATTTGGATTGGGTTCCTCCTTTTCGACTCCATGCCCTTTCATTGGCCAATACAAATCAAGGCCCAAACTTTTCAGCCTGGATATATACACAAACGTCACTTCAAGATCTCTATTTATCCAGCTCTGGAATTTCATTGGTAGATAGAAATAAGTTCTCGAGCCTTATAGAAAGCGTATCCAATGAACTTAATTTGTCAAACAATTCGATTGCTGAAGACATATCTAACCTAACACTAAATTGTTTCTTTCTAAGGTTGGATCACAATAATTTCAAGGGAGGACTCCCAAACATATCATCAATGGCCTTAATAGTTGATTTGTCTTACAACTCCTTCTCAGGATCAATTCCACATAGTTGGAAGAACTTGTTAGAATTAACTTACATTATCTTGTGGAGTAATAAGCTGTCTGGTGAAGTTCTAGGACACCTCTCTGATTGGAAACAATTGCAATTcatgaatttggaagaaaatgagttttctGGAACCATACCAATCAACATGCCACAATATTTAGAAGTTGTCATATTAAGAGCTAACCAATTCGAAGGGACTATTCCATCACAATTATTCAATCTCTCTTATTTGTTTCACTTGGACCTTGCACATAACAAACTCTCAGGATCTATGCCAAACTGCATCTACAATTTGAGTCAAATGGTTACTTTATATGTGGATGCATTGCCTTCTGATACGACAATTGAGTTGTTTCAAAAAGGTCAAGATTATATGTATGAAGTGCGGCCAGATAGGCGAACTATTGACCTTTCAGTCAATAGCTTGTCTGGAAAAGTGTCAATGGAATTATTTCGTCTTGTTCAAGTTCAAACATTAAATTTATCTCACAATCATTTTACTGGAACAATACCAAAGATGATTGGAGGCATGAAAAATATGGAGTCTCTCGATCTCTCTAATAATAAGTTTTGTGGTGAAATTCCTCAGAGCATGTCTCACTTAAACTTCTTGggttatttgaacttatcttgCAACAATTTTAACGGAACTATACCAATGGGGACTCAACTTCAAAGTTTTAATGCATCGAGCTATATTGCCAATCCAGAATTATGCGGAACTCCTCTTAAAAACTGTACCACAGAAGAAAATCCTATAACTGCAAAGCCATATACAGAGAATGAAGATGATGACTCTGCAAAAGAGTCATTGTATCTTGGCATGGGGATTGGATTTGCAGTTGGTTTCTGGGGGATTTTCGGTTCTTTGTTTCTCATTACAAAATGGAGGCATGCATACTATCGGTTTATTGATAGAGTGGGTGACAAGCTCTATGTTACTTCGATTGTAAAGTTAAACAACTTTGACAGATTATGGAGTGGGTGA